TTGAACAGGCAGGGCCACGCATAATTGAGAGGCTCTCGAGGCTACAATATGAGGGTTTGAAGGCTGCGGCTCTTACAGTGAAAAAGGGCGGTGTAATCGTCTACTCGACTTGTACGTTGACGCTGGAGGAGAACGAGGGTGTGGTGAAGCGTTTGCTTGACGAGGGGCTCGTGGAGCTCGTGGAGGCGGCGCCTTGGGTTGGCGAGAGGAGCCCCGTGCTCCCCGAGACGCAACGTGTTTACCCGGATGTTGCGAGGTGTGGCGGCGGGTATACAGCCAAGCTCGTGAGGGTCTAGAGACACCCGGGGCGATGGGGACGCTTGGAAGGGCCGAGCGGGCTAGGCGCCGAAAGCCTAGCCTGGTGAGGAATACGGGGATGCCGAGCCCCCACGTGGCGTCACCATGTGAGCTTCCAGTTTAGCCTCTAGGAACCGCTTTTACTCCTCCAGTGTGACGCCGGAGAGGGGAGTCACGTTGGGATTCCCACCGCAGCCGACCGTAATGGGCTATGATAGGAGCACTGCGATGTTCTCGCCCGATGGGCGCCTCTTCCAGGTCGAGTATGCATTCGAGGCTGTGCGTAGAGGCTGGACAGCCATAGGTGTGCGTGTCAAGGAGGGTGTCGTGCTAGTCGCTGAGAAGAGGAGAACAGCGCCACTCGCGGACATGGAGCAGATGGAGAAGATAATGAAGATCGACGAGCATATCGGGGCCAGTAGCGTGGGGCTCGGCGGCGATGGCAGGATACTGATCGACTATGCAAGGCTCGTGGCGATACGGCACCGCCTCCTCTATGGCGAGAGGATAAGCGTCGAGTACCTGACTAGACAGGTGTGTGATGTGATGCAGAGTTACACGCAGTTTGGAGGCGTGAGGCCCTTCGGCGTAGCGATCATACTGGGTGGTGTTGATGATCGCGGCCCGGCGCTCTTCGTCGCGGAGCCTAGCGGGCAGTACTTCGGCTACAAGGCTGTAGCCCTAGGCAGCGGGTCCGGTCAAGCGTACGACGTTCTCGAGAAGGAGTATAACGAGGACATGAGCCTAGAGGATGCTATCAAGCTAGCGCTTAAGGCGCTGCTCCGTAGCACCGAGCAGAAGCCGACAGCAGACCTCATAGAGATAGGCGTGATTGATGTGAAGACTGCTCAGTTCCGTAAGCTGAGTAAGGACGAGAGGGCCAAGCTCCTAGAGCAAATACAGTAGAGTATCACGATGTGAGCGGTGGAGTATTAGGTATTGTAGCCCCTCCCCACGTCTTTCAACCAGGGGCTCCGGATGGGTAAGAAGCGTGAGCAAGAGCACGTGATTGCAAGGCTAGAGGTGGGCGGTAAGAAGTTCGAGGTTCTTGTGAACCCAGATGCTGCTATGAGGCTACGCGAGGGTAAGCAGGTGGATCCCGACGAGCTTCTTGTCGGCGACTATGTGTATCGCGATGTACGTAGGGCTTTGAAGGCTAGTCCCGAGGAGCTCAAGAAGGTATTCGGGACGGACGATGTGAAGAAGATTGCAGTTGAGATCGTCAAACGCGGCGAGATACAGATGACAACAGAGCAGAGGAGGAGGCTAATAGAGCAGAAGAAGAGGCAAATCATAATGTTCATCGCAAAGAACGCTATCGACCCGAGGACGAAGCTCCCGGTGCCGCCGCAGCGCATTGAAGCTGCCATGGAGGAGGCGGGTGTTGGTGTAGACCCGTTCAAGCCGGTAGAGGAGCAAGCCATGCAGATAATCAAGGCTCTGCAGCGTGTACTGCCACTAAAGATTGCCCGTGCGCTTCTCAAGATAGTAGTGCCTCCAGAGTTTGCGCCGAGAGTATATGGAGAATTGCAGAGGCTTGGTGAGGTCAAGAGCACGGACTGGAGGACAGATGGTAGTCTTGTAGCTGAGT
The Pyrolobus fumarii 1A DNA segment above includes these coding regions:
- a CDS encoding ribosome assembly factor SBDS, giving the protein MGKKREQEHVIARLEVGGKKFEVLVNPDAAMRLREGKQVDPDELLVGDYVYRDVRRALKASPEELKKVFGTDDVKKIAVEIVKRGEIQMTTEQRRRLIEQKKRQIIMFIAKNAIDPRTKLPVPPQRIEAAMEEAGVGVDPFKPVEEQAMQIIKALQRVLPLKIARALLKIVVPPEFAPRVYGELQRLGEVKSTDWRTDGSLVAELEIPAGMQQEVIDRLNKLTRGQVEVKILSVV
- the psmA gene encoding archaeal proteasome endopeptidase complex subunit alpha, which codes for MGYDRSTAMFSPDGRLFQVEYAFEAVRRGWTAIGVRVKEGVVLVAEKRRTAPLADMEQMEKIMKIDEHIGASSVGLGGDGRILIDYARLVAIRHRLLYGERISVEYLTRQVCDVMQSYTQFGGVRPFGVAIILGGVDDRGPALFVAEPSGQYFGYKAVALGSGSGQAYDVLEKEYNEDMSLEDAIKLALKALLRSTEQKPTADLIEIGVIDVKTAQFRKLSKDERAKLLEQIQ